A stretch of the Archocentrus centrarchus isolate MPI-CPG fArcCen1 unplaced genomic scaffold, fArcCen1 scaffold_26_ctg1, whole genome shotgun sequence genome encodes the following:
- the barhl1a gene encoding barH-like homeobox 1a produces the protein MEVSASGCFGFRIDSLLSLRPPGALLSRADPPELSPGSSSGCSAPPSPWRDPVPRLVSPPLPGPLQHRSASSSFLIRDILADCPPCSHPGQVYSEPCQPELEAEPFQSGPDEDFQDKSLSSESRVQSGGCDAVAARLKKPRKARTAFSDQQLSRLERSFQKQKYLSVQDRMELAASLQLSDTQVKTWYQNRRTKWKRQSAAGLELLAEAGRMFLPTHYLYPPAPPTMDLYLYRGHTHHYHHHSAPPLLPPHPHPHPH, from the exons ATGGAGGTCTCCGCCTCCGGCTGCTTTGGGTTCCGGATCGATTCGCTGCTTTCGCTCAGACCGCCCGGCGCGCTCCTTTCCCGGGCAGACCCTCCGGAGCTCAGCCCGGGAAGCAGCAGCGGCTGCTCGGCGCCTCCGTCCCCGTGGAGGGATCCCGTTCCCCGGCTGGTGTCTCCGCCTTTGCCCGGTCCGCTCCAGCACCGCTCCGCCAGCTCCTCCTTCCTGATCCGGGACATCTTAGCGGACTGTCCGCCGTGCTCTCACCCGGGACAGGTCTACTCTGAGCCGTGTCAGCCCGAGCTGGAAGCCGAGCCCTTCCAGTCCGGACCGGATGAAGATTTCCAGGATAAAAGTCTGAGCAGCGAAAGCAGAG TGCAGAGCGGCGGCTGTGACGCGGTGGCGGCGCGTCTGAAAAAGCCCCGAAAGGCTCGGACGGCTTTCAGCGACCAGCAGCTGTCGCGGCTCGAGAGAAGCTTCCAGAAGCAGAAATACCTGAGCGTCCAGGACCGCATGGAGCTGGCGGCCTCGCTGCAGCTCAGCGACACGCAGGTCAAGACCTGGTACCAAAACCGCAG GACCAAGTGGAAGCGTCAGTCTGCTGCTGGCTTGGAGCTGCTGGCTGAGGCCGGCAGGATGTTCCTGCCCACGCACTACCTGTACCCTCCTGCTCCGCCCACAATGGACCTCTATCTGTACCGAGGCCACACCCACCACTACCATCACCACTCTGCCCCACCTCTGCTACCCCCACATcctcacccacacccacactga
- the ddx31 gene encoding probable ATP-dependent RNA helicase DDX31, translating to MMSSPDEQLCPNICDIVTSSPPSSRRKRQKSQRPWATKQKAEKRRFSSSEEERRSSFKQRRRQLPAEEEEEPAGAQAPPNEVTGRTPKKKKKDGMKDTGHGSIKTSSLFKHNPDIPNIQRPVISQLKETIFTSDSFSDLDLHPHLVATLNKVMNISTLTSVQKQTIPALLSGRDAVVRSQTGSGKTLSYAVPLVQSLQSVQPKVSRSDGPLALVIVPTRELAQQTFQTFQKLLKPFTWIVPGVLMGGEKRKAEKARIRKGINILVSTPGRLVDHIKHTLSIAFSAVRWLVLDEADRTLDLGFEKDLTVILNSLNSTGPARQNVLLSATLTNGVTRLADVCLNDPVSIHVSGPPSSDLTTTTSTVTSDPKATSQSESFAVPEALKQFVVVVPSKIRLVCLAAFILDKCKFSQNNKLIVFISSCEAVEFLHSLFTAVLSGPSASHEPQLHFLRLHGNMKQEERTEAFQQFSASQSGVLLCTDVAARGLDLPQVTWIIQYTPPTAAAEYVHRVGRTARIGGRGSSLLFLTPAETAFITELANHNISLSEMKLQDILSSLMFDDTYKGRGKYHSKSSFKALEQEVRERATVLQTEFENFVHSDSQSLQAAKKALQSFLRAYTTYPANLKHIFHIRSLHLGHAAKSFGLRDAPQGLSAATGPGASRGHKKNQNQTRKQARSPVKNQNQKKLTRKKRFGQREARLFRSEFSSGLEGADAKKKKKKKKVALSPSGEEEEEE from the exons AAGCAGAAAGCAGAGAAGAGGAGGTTCAGCTCgtcagaggaggagaggaggagctcCTTCAAACAGAGGAGACGGCAGCTCccagcggaggaggaggaggagcctgCAGGTGCACAG GCTCCACCCAATGAGGTGACAGGCAGGACaccgaagaagaagaaaaaggatggaaTGAAGGACACGGGACATGGCAGCATCAAGACCTCATCGCTGTTTAAACACAACCCAGACATCCCGAACATCCAGAG ACCAGTCATCTCCCAGTTAAAGGAGACAATTTTCACCTCTGACTCGTTTTCAGACCTCGACCTGCACCCTCACCTG GTGGCGACTTTGAACAAAGTTATGAATATTTCCACACTCACCAG tgtgcaGAAACAGACCATCCCGGCTCTCCTTTCAGGGCGAGATGCTGTGGTGCGATCTCAGACAGGATCAG GTAAAACTCTGTCCTACGCTGTCCCTCTGGTTCAGAGTCTTCAGTCGGTTCAGCCAAAGGTCAGCAGGTCAGATGGTCCTCTGGCTCTCGTCATcgtccccaccagagag CTCGCCCAGCAGACCTTCCAGACCTTCCAGAAGCTTCTGAAG CCTTTTACCTGGATTGTCCCAGGTGTCCTGAtgggaggagagaagaggaaagccGAGAAGGCCAG aATCCGCAAAGGAATCAACATCCTGGTTTCTACTCCTGGACGTCTGGTAGATCATATCAAACACACCCTGAGCATCGCCTTCAGCGCCGTGCGCTGGTTGGTCCTGGATGAGGCTGATCG AACGTTGGACCTTGGCTTTGAGAAGGATCTGACCGTCATATTAAACAGTCTGAACTCTACAGGACCGGCCCGACAGAACGTCCTGCTCTCCGCTACACTAACAAACG gtgtgaCCCGGTTAGCAGACGTGTGTTTAAATGACCCGGTCAGCATCCACGTGTCAGGCCCCCCCTCCAGTgacctcaccaccaccacctccactgTGACATCTGACCCCAAAGccaccagccaatcagagagcttTGCTGTGCCTGAGGCTCTGAAGCAGTTTGTGGTGGTGGTTCCCAGTAAGATCCGACTGGTCTGCCTGGCTGCTTTTATACTGGACAAATGCAAG TTTTCTCAGAACAACAAACTCATCGTCTTCATCTCGAGCTGCGAAGCCGTCGAGTTCCTTCACTCTCTCTTTACCGCCGTTCTCTCCGGGCCGTCGGCCAGTCACGAACCTCAGCTTCATTTCCTGCGTCTCCATGGCAACATGAAGCAGGAG GAGCGCACAGAGGCCTTCCAGCAGTTTTCAGCATCTCAGTCAGGAGTGCTGCTCTGTACG GACGTCGCAGCCAGAGGCTTGGACCTGCCTCAGGTCACCTGGATTATTCAG TATACTcctccaacagcagcagccgAGTACGTTCACCGCGTTGGCCGGACAGCTCGGATCGGAGGGCGAGGAAgcagcctcctcttcctcaccccTGCTGAGACTGCCTTTATCACTGAGCTGGCCAATCACAACATCAG CCTATCGGAGATGAAGCTGCAAGATATCCTGTCCAGTCTGATGTTCGATGACACCTACAAGGGGCGGGGCAAGTACCACAGCAAG AGTTCGTTTAAAGCTCTGGAGCAGGAAGTCCGCGAGCGAGCGACCGTCCTTCAGACCGAGTTCGAGAACTTTGTCCACTCAGACTCTCAGTCGCTGCAGGCTGCCAAGAAAG CACTGCAGTCCTTCCTGCGGGCATACACCACCTACCCCGCTAACCTCAAACACATCTTCCACATCCGTTCCCTCCACCTGGGACACGCCGCCAAGAGCTTCGGCCTCAGAGATGCTCCGCAGGGTCTGAGCGCCGCCACGGGTCCCGGGGCCTCCAGGGGCCACAAGAAGAATCAGAACCAGACCAGGAAGCAGGCCAGAAGTCCAGTCAAGAATCAGAACCAGAAGAAGCTGACTAGAAAGAAGAG GTTTGGTCAGAGGGAGGCCCGCCTGTTCCGCTCAGAGTTCTCCAGCGGGCTGGAGGGAGCAGacgccaagaagaagaagaagaagaagaaggtggcCCTAAGTCCatcaggagaggaggaggaggaggaatga